Genomic DNA from Misgurnus anguillicaudatus chromosome 18, ASM2758022v2, whole genome shotgun sequence:
TGAATGATGTATGCAGATTCTGATGTAAAGGAATCTTAATAAAAATGAACTGCGCACACAGTTGTGAGTTTGACTTCATCTTTAGCTTTCACTGCGTCGACGTCCAGTATGAAGCTCGAGCGATCTGTAGGCGATCTTGGATTACACAGCAGTCTGTTTCAGTCAGTAACTGTAGTGTGGTGCTCTTACACAGAATGCATGGGTGTCCCGCAGTGTTTGTGCCAGAGGTCTATGGCTTTCGTAACTATAGCGTCTGTATTCTCCTGTGGCATCTGTGAAGAAAAGGTGAGAACTTTACAGAAACAAGCATGTTTGGTAATGTTTCATATCATATGAATCACATGTTCggcatgttgttctaaacttgtataaatttcttttgtctgatgaacacaaaagaagatattttgagaaatgatggtaaacacacagcagatagtgaccattgacttccatagtaggaaaaaatattggaagtattgtgaaaaatgaattccatcagttttttttattcctactatagaagtcaatggtcaccatctgctgtgtgttccatcatttctcaaaattttgtgaaaatgttcttatttaaatatataaacatacaatatattgaatgaacagaccatctgctttcaaacaaaaaacctgtttcatcctatcttcatttgttctctttttatcacctctcaaatatgggcaggtttctttaaaaatacaaaattttgagcaaaaagctgaaataattgcatttttctaTGCAATTTtatgagtttttactgtttttggatcagtgaaTGCTTCAGTATTTTATATGTTGGGTAAGAGCTCCACCTAGTGAATGATAGCGGAAaaatggattgccgtaaaatctcgtcattggcagggaagcgttttctcttaattgacgagataactcatgaTAAAGCGTTAGTTCTCAGACACGTAAAGACTACAATTCCCATCGTTCCAAGCGGCCGTTGATGTTTAgtgacctctagtggtgaaatttacatattgtgcctttaaaacCACCTTTTTACTGCAAAAGACATTCTGACACGATTGCCGGAGtttgccccctagtggcagtcgtaatgaagttTCCGTTTAATCGTACCATATGATGGAAGAGAAGCTCATTCCCGCACAAGAGCCTTCATTCTAATATTTACcatagtgaaataaataaatgaatgcaaatgaatgaaacaataaatAGCTATGCATATATGACAAAGACTACTTATATCTTTTGGAGAGAACATATAAAGACAAGGTTAAAATAATAACGTGTAcatattaaatgaataatgtaTTACTTAGTTATCAGTTATCAATCATTTTCTAAAAGATTCAAAGAATATTGACACAGTTAAACAAAAaggattaaagggatagttaactttaaaatgaaaattctgtcatcatttactaatccgtatgttgttataaacctgtatgaatttattttttctgatgaacacaaaagaaaatattttgagaaattatggtaaacagcagtaagtgaccatagacttccatagtaggaataaaaaaatatggaatttaatgggtaccatcaactgtgtgcttaccatcatttatttaaaaaaaaatcttagtcatttatcacaatacttccaaaatattttttttcctactatggaagtctatggtcacttactgctgtgtcttcttttgtgttcatcagaaaaaagaaattcatacatgtttagcacaacatgaggatgagtaaatgatgacagaaatgacttcattttaaagtgaactatccctttaagtaattTTCACATcacacagtgttttgattggaatacactgaaatacatcacttccggtcaGCGTATCGCATGCGATGTAGTCGCACGTTAAAAAATTTTAACGGATCCAACTGCCAAAGCGGATCCGAAAATTGCGTATCTGCAGACGGTCGGCACCTTACGCAGCCCCTTTGCAACCCTCAATAGggaatgaatgacttccggttTATTGGCCgtcgtgtgcagtggaaaggcgaCTTAACAAATAACATTTGTGTACTTACATTAGACAGGAAGCTGAAGACTCCATCAGGTTGACTCATTCCCATGAGCACGATCTTATAATTGAGCAGAATCTCCACGGCAACAAACACCAAGATCTTACAAGATCCACTGATCACTTTATCCCACACCCTGCCAACCAATCACATGACAGCAAAATAAATCATTACATGCTTACCCCGAACTAAGAATTTTGATGAATGTATTTTCGTAACTATGACTGCAGTGTGTactgtgtacagtatgtgaaatCTCTTCATGCACAATGTGCAATTTGTAGTCAAGTATTAGTCCAGATGTTTATGTTAAATTACTTCAATGATAGTGTGCATTGTGTGTACAGAACAatactgtgtgtgtttgtgtgactgACCTCTGCAGACTGGACTCCGGTAAACAGCCCGCGAAACAGCGTCTGAACCACAGACAGTACGGTAATGAACCCAGACAGCCAGACGTCTTCAGATGAGCCAACAGACCGCTGTCCTCCTGAGACAAGAAGTGCTCCAAACTCTTTGgctgtgaaagagagagaaactaaatcaaaacaaacctaaagaataaagaaataaataagtcGCTGTGTTGTAATGTACACAAAAGGTCTAGTAACAGAAACTTTTACATACATTAATACATGTACACTTACCAGGTGAGGTATGGAGTCTCCAAACTTGTGATTAAACTGGTTAATAAAACATCGGATCAGCCAATAGCAGTCCACGGGATCATCAACGATCTCTTCCATCGCCTGAGCGACAGCCAGGAAATTTTCATCCACCGCGTCCTAAACAA
This window encodes:
- the tbc1d7 gene encoding TBC1 domain family member 7 → MAEDPQRNFRSAYYEKVGFRGVEEKKSLEILLKDNPLDVEKLSTFSQRFPLPSMYRIHVWKVLLGILPPHTDSHGLVSRYRTEQFEDISAALTCMRFISSATPPTEVYLRMYQLEFLQLPRRSELKPPDAVDENFLAVAQAMEEIVDDPVDCYWLIRCFINQFNHKFGDSIPHLPKSLEHFLSQEDSGLLAHLKTSGCLGSLPYCLWFRRCFAGCLPESSLQRVWDKVISGSCKILVFVAVEILLNYKIVLMGMSQPDGVFSFLSNMPQENTDAIVTKAIDLWHKHCGTPMHSV